CGACGATCGGCGGGAAGGTCAGTATCACGAGGTTGCCGCCCGCTTCGAGGATTATTTCTATCAGCCGCCGGTAAGCCTTCTCGAAAACGCCGCAGGGCGTTCTGCATTCGTGCTCGCCCTCCGGATCGTCCGAAACGCGCTGCCAGTCGAAGTCGCAGTCGTTGCCGCCGAGCTCGAGAAAGACGCTGTCGTACTGCCCGAGCTCCTCGCTGTGCCGCTTTACGACGGGAAGCGCCTTCTCCAGCGTGCAGCCGAAGACGGCGTAGTTCTTCACCTCGAGCTCCTCGCCCGTCAGCCGCACGACGTCCGGCTTGACTATCTTATACTTGCCTTCGTCCGGCAGGGCGACGCCCTTGCCGATCGAGTCGCCGAAAATGCATATCTTCTTCATAAGTAAACCTCCCGTGAGGAACGCGCGGCGCTCCGCCGCAAAAGCATTTTTGCCTGTTTTTGCCTCGTTTATGCTCTGCGCCGGCGCAGCTCCGCGAAATATATCGCGAAGGCGACGATCACCAGATACAGCACGTAGACCAGCCACGCGACGTTCCACGCGCCGGTGAAAACGGAAAACGCCAGAAAGACTATCGTCGTCACGAGGAAACCGAGCCCCGCGAGCTCCCACCAGAACGCCTTCGTCCCGTGGGCGAAGAGCATCATATCCGCCGTCAGCCATACCGCCGCGATGACGAGCGCGATCAGCCAGCTTTTTTGCCAGAAGTTCCTTTCAAACAGCACCTGCGCCGTCAGGCTCGGCAGCACGTAAAGCAGCGGCACGAGCGAGAGGAATATCCCGCCGAACGCAAGCCGCGTCGGACCGCGAAAACCGAAGGACTTCGCGTAATTATACAGCTTGAACGCGACGTAAACAACGTAAACGAATGAGCCGGCGACCATCAGCAGCCAGGACTTATCGAAGCTTTTGAGCGTCACCAGACTGATATAGAGATAAACGCAGGTCAGCGCCAGCATGAACGCCGCGCTGAAGGTCAGCAGTCCGACGAGCAGGCGGCGCAGCGCGCCCAT
This sequence is a window from Clostridia bacterium. Protein-coding genes within it:
- a CDS encoding SGNH/GDSL hydrolase family protein — protein: MKKICIFGDSIGKGVALPDEGKYKIVKPDVVRLTGEELEVKNYAVFGCTLEKALPVVKRHSEELGQYDSVFLELGGNDCDFDWQRVSDDPEGEHECRTPCGVFEKAYRRLIEIILEAGGNLVILTFPPIVAERYFRWISRDKNGENILKWLGGTHTIYRWQEMYNLKVVELAKKLDVKLIDIRSAFLRDRHYERLMSRDGIHPNEKGYELIYKTIAEEYKRGNFSGVNV